Proteins encoded together in one Quercus lobata isolate SW786 chromosome 3, ValleyOak3.0 Primary Assembly, whole genome shotgun sequence window:
- the LOC115981263 gene encoding amino acid transporter AVT1I-like — MEHLEAEGVESQNQLPQLEQPGKGTTFLKTCFNGVNTISGVGILSIPYALSQGGWLSLLFLFLVAILCWYTGLLLRRCMSAKPTIKNYPDIGEAAFGYKGRAMVSMFLYLELYLVAVTFLILEGDNLDKLFPDMGFKIAGLKVRGKQGFILLTALIILPTTWLRSFSILSYFSAGGVMASVIVVGCVFWAGAADGVGFHEGGKLLNVGGLPTTISLFTFCYSGHAVFPTLCNSMKDKSQFSKVLLVCFVTSTINYGSMGILGYLMYGENLNSQVTLNLPIRKINTKIAIYTTLVNPLAKYAVIITPIADAIEYKFPSGSSRLSSVLIRTAIVISTAVMALTVPFFGYVMAFVGAFLSVTASMLLPCLCYLKINKTARSFGLELIIIVGILVIGSFVGVVGTYTSLKQIVNHL, encoded by the exons ATGGAACACCTAGAAGCAGAGGGAGTGGAGAGCCAAAACCAGCTCCCACAGTTGGAGCAACCAGGCAAAGGCACCACCTTTCTCAAAACTTGCTTCAATGGGGTCAATACCAtatcag GTGTGGGGATACTATCAATTCCATATGCACTTTCACAAGGAGGGTGGCTGAGCTTGCTATTTCTATTCCTAGTAGCAATTCTCTGCTGGTACACAGGATTACTCCTACGACGGTGTATGTCTGCAAAACCTACCATCAAAAATTATCCTGATATAGGTGAGGCAGCCTTTGGATACAAAGGAAGAGCCATGGTATCCATGTTCCTGTATCTTGAGCTGTACTTAGTTGCAGTTACGTTTCTGATATTAGAAGGTGACAATTTAGACAAGTTGTTTCCAGACATGGGGTTCAAAATTGCAGGCCTAAAGGTTCGAGGGAAACAAGGCTTTATTCTGCTTACTGCCCTTATAATTCTGCCAACTACATGGTTGAGGAGTTTTAGTATCTTGTCCTATTTTTCTGCTGGAGGGGTCATGGCTTCTGTTATTGTGGTTGGTTGTGTTTTCTGGGCTGGTGCAGCTGATGGTGTGGGGTTCCATGAAGGGGGCAAGCTTTTGAATGTGGGTGGCTTGCCTACTACTATAAGCTTGTTCACCTTCTGTTATTCTGGTCATGCAGTTTTCCCAACACTCTGCAATTCCATGAAAGATAAAAGCCAGTTCTCTAAG GTTTTGCTGGTCTGTTTTGTCACTAGCACCATCAACTATGGATCAATGGGCATCCTAGGCTACCTAATGTACGGAGAAAATTTGAACTCTCAAGTGACATTAAATCTTccaattagaaaaattaatacaaaaatagCAATTTACACTACACTAGTGAATCCCCTTGCTAAGTATGCAGTTATAATAACTCCTATTGCTGATGCTATTGAATACAAATTTCCTTCTGGAAGCAGTCGATTAAGTAGTGTCCTCATCAGAACAGCAATTGTGATCAGCACAGCAGTTATGGCATTGACAGTACCATTTTTTGGCTACGTTATGGCATTTGTTGGTGCTTTTTTGAGTGTCACAGCCTCAATGTTGTTACCATGCCTATGTTACCTAAAGATTAACAAAACTGCCCGAAGTTTTGGGTTAgagttaataataatagtggGGATCTTAGTTATAGGTTCTTTTGTTGGTGTAGTGGGTACCTATACTTCTCTGAAACAAATTGTAAACCATCTCTGA